From Stigmatopora argus isolate UIUO_Sarg chromosome 14, RoL_Sarg_1.0, whole genome shotgun sequence, the proteins below share one genomic window:
- the trappc5 gene encoding trafficking protein particle complex subunit 5, which translates to MDTRFTRGKSTILERPLTRPKTEVSLSAFALLFSEMVQYCQSRVYSVSELQTRLADMGQSVGAGLLDVLVLREKNGKRETKVLNMLLFIKVNVWKSLFGKEADKLEQANDDDKTYYIIEKEPLINAYISVPKENSSLNCAAFTAGIVEAILTHSGFPAKVTAHWHKGTTLMIKFNESVIARDKALDGR; encoded by the exons ATGGACACCAGGTTCACTCGAGGGAAATCCACCATATTGGAGCGCCCCTTGACGAGACCTAAGACTGAAGTCAGCTTGAGTGCGTTTGCATTGCTGTTCTCAGAGATGGTCCAGTACTGTCAGAGCCGGGTGTACTCTGTTTCGGAGCTGCAGACCCGCCTGGCTGACATGGGGCAGAGTGTAGGAGCTGGCCTGCTGGATGTGCTTGTGTTGAGGGAGAAAAATGGCAAGAGGGAGACAAAAGTGCTCAACATGTTGCTCTTTATTAAG GTAAATGTATGGAAGTCTCTATTTGGGAAGGAGGCAGACAAACTGGAGCAggccaatgatgatgacaagacTTACTACATCATCGAAAAGGAGCCCCTCATTAATGCTTATATCTCTGTGCCCAAAGAGAATAGTAGCTTAAATTGCGCTGCCTTTACTGCAGGCATTGTGGAGGCTATCCTAACACACAGTGGCTTCCCCGCCAAGGTTACAGCCCACTGGCACAAAGGCACCACACTCATGATCAAGTTTAATGAGTCAGTCATTGCCCGGGACAAGGCTTTAGATGGCAGATAA
- the LOC144088712 gene encoding mucolipin-1-like isoform X2 — protein MASPGCIQEVSTEKDKLLSSMGLSYGSQDHLGVGSTSSEILQQHDEEEEEALRRKLKYFFMSPCDKYNAKGRKPFKLGLQLLKIIIVTVQLVLFGLSNQMVVTFKEENTVAFKHLFLKDYQDDTPQAVHTQKELRSQINFAIERYLALPQISLGQYAYVQGVGVNGSALSLCQRYYRRGTIIPVNDTFDIDPHVVTDCIGLDPPTPGSLPKNPDYNNFTLNFYKLINVTVDFQLKAINIQTIINNEIPNCYTFAITILMDNRAHSGKIKISLQNQAFIKECKDPNVSGHADNYAREFFDVLVALVCLLSLLLCGRSILKGVLLQHEYAQFFQTRLGRAVNWGDRMEFINGWYILLIVSDMFTIIGSIIKIGIESKNFSSYDACAILLGTSTLLVWVGVIRYFSFFQKYNILIVTLRAAFPNVIRFSCCAAAIYLGYCFCGWIVLGPYHSKSPSREDDDVFAES, from the exons ATGGCATCACCGGGATGCATTCAGGAGGTTTCCACAG AGAAGGACAAACTGCTTTCTTCCATGGGTCTCAGTTATGGGTCTCAAGACCATCTTGGAGTTGGATCTACAAGTTCTGAAATTCTCCAGCAACAtgatgaagaggaagaagaggcccTGAGAAGGAAGCTTAAATATTTCTTCATGAGCCCATGTGACAAGTATAATGCAAAGGGACGCAAGCCATTCAAATTAGGCCTGCAGTTACTCAAAATCATCATTGTTACAGTGCAG TTGGTGCTGTTTGGGCTGAGCAATCAAATGGTTGTGAcatttaaagaagaaaatacGGTGGCTTTCAAACATCTATTCCTAAAGGACTACCAAGATGACACTCCTCAGGCTGTTCACACACAGAAAGAACTTCGCAGTCAAATCAACTTTGCTATTGAGCGG TACCTAGCTCTTCCTCAAATCTCACTTGGACAATATGCCTACGTGCAAGGTGTTGGAGTCAATGGAAGTGCACTCTCACTCTGCCAGAGGTACTACAGGAGGGGCACCATCATCCCGgtcaatgacacttttgacatCGATCCTCATGTTGTCACTG ATTGCATTGGACTTGATCCGCCGACCCCCGGCTCTCTTCCTAAAAACCCTGACTACAATAACTTCACTCTCAATTTTTACAA ACTGATCAATGTAACAGTTGACTTCCAACTTAAAGCTATCAACATTCAGACCATCATAAACAATGAGATACCAAACTGCTACACCTTTGCTATCACG ATCCTAATGGACAACAGAGCTCACAGTGGCAAAATAAAGATCAGTTTACAAAATCAGGCTTTTATAAAGGAATGTAAGGACCCAAATGTGTCCGGCCATG CGGACAACTATGCCCGAGAGTTCTTTGACGTGTTGGTTGCACTCGTTTGTTTGCTGTCTCTGTTGCTGTGTGGACGTTCCATCCTCAAAGGTGTCCTTCTGCAACAC GAATACGCACAGTTTTTCCAGACCAGACTTGGTCGTGCTGTGAACTGGGGTGACAGAATGGAGTTCATCAACGGTTGGTATATTCTGCTCATCGTCAGCGACATGTTTACCATCATTGGCAGCATTATCAAGATTGGAATTGAATCCAAG AATTTTTCATCATATGACGCGTGTGCAATCCTGCTGGGAACGTCCACTCTGCTGGTGTGGGTGGGAGTCATTCGCTATTTCAGCTTCTTTCAGAAATACAAT ATCTTGATTGTGACCCTCAGAGCTGCCTTTCCTAATGTTATTCGCTTCAGTTGCTGCGCGGCTGCCATATATTTGGGATACTGCTTCTGTGGATGGATTGTCCTGGGGCCATACCATTCAAAG
- the LOC144088712 gene encoding mucolipin-1-like isoform X1 produces the protein MASPGCIQEVSTEKDKLLSSMGLSYGSQDHLGVGSTSSEILQQHDEEEEEALRRKLKYFFMSPCDKYNAKGRKPFKLGLQLLKIIIVTVQLVLFGLSNQMVVTFKEENTVAFKHLFLKDYQDDTPQAVHTQKELRSQINFAIERYLALPQISLGQYAYVQGVGVNGSALSLCQRYYRRGTIIPVNDTFDIDPHVVTDCIGLDPPTPGSLPKNPDYNNFTLNFYKLINVTVDFQLKAINIQTIINNEIPNCYTFAITILMDNRAHSGKIKISLQNQAFIKECKDPNVSGHADNYAREFFDVLVALVCLLSLLLCGRSILKGVLLQHEYAQFFQTRLGRAVNWGDRMEFINGWYILLIVSDMFTIIGSIIKIGIESKNFSSYDACAILLGTSTLLVWVGVIRYFSFFQKYNILIVTLRAAFPNVIRFSCCAAAIYLGYCFCGWIVLGPYHSKFHSLPMVSECLFSLINGDDMFVTFAEMEQTSTLVWIFSQVYLYTFISLFIYMVLSLFIALITGAYDTIMAQTQEQVRVTDLHAFIAECTDTPSSGKFRGPEGSTCSFFCCCDW, from the exons ATGGCATCACCGGGATGCATTCAGGAGGTTTCCACAG AGAAGGACAAACTGCTTTCTTCCATGGGTCTCAGTTATGGGTCTCAAGACCATCTTGGAGTTGGATCTACAAGTTCTGAAATTCTCCAGCAACAtgatgaagaggaagaagaggcccTGAGAAGGAAGCTTAAATATTTCTTCATGAGCCCATGTGACAAGTATAATGCAAAGGGACGCAAGCCATTCAAATTAGGCCTGCAGTTACTCAAAATCATCATTGTTACAGTGCAG TTGGTGCTGTTTGGGCTGAGCAATCAAATGGTTGTGAcatttaaagaagaaaatacGGTGGCTTTCAAACATCTATTCCTAAAGGACTACCAAGATGACACTCCTCAGGCTGTTCACACACAGAAAGAACTTCGCAGTCAAATCAACTTTGCTATTGAGCGG TACCTAGCTCTTCCTCAAATCTCACTTGGACAATATGCCTACGTGCAAGGTGTTGGAGTCAATGGAAGTGCACTCTCACTCTGCCAGAGGTACTACAGGAGGGGCACCATCATCCCGgtcaatgacacttttgacatCGATCCTCATGTTGTCACTG ATTGCATTGGACTTGATCCGCCGACCCCCGGCTCTCTTCCTAAAAACCCTGACTACAATAACTTCACTCTCAATTTTTACAA ACTGATCAATGTAACAGTTGACTTCCAACTTAAAGCTATCAACATTCAGACCATCATAAACAATGAGATACCAAACTGCTACACCTTTGCTATCACG ATCCTAATGGACAACAGAGCTCACAGTGGCAAAATAAAGATCAGTTTACAAAATCAGGCTTTTATAAAGGAATGTAAGGACCCAAATGTGTCCGGCCATG CGGACAACTATGCCCGAGAGTTCTTTGACGTGTTGGTTGCACTCGTTTGTTTGCTGTCTCTGTTGCTGTGTGGACGTTCCATCCTCAAAGGTGTCCTTCTGCAACAC GAATACGCACAGTTTTTCCAGACCAGACTTGGTCGTGCTGTGAACTGGGGTGACAGAATGGAGTTCATCAACGGTTGGTATATTCTGCTCATCGTCAGCGACATGTTTACCATCATTGGCAGCATTATCAAGATTGGAATTGAATCCAAG AATTTTTCATCATATGACGCGTGTGCAATCCTGCTGGGAACGTCCACTCTGCTGGTGTGGGTGGGAGTCATTCGCTATTTCAGCTTCTTTCAGAAATACAAT ATCTTGATTGTGACCCTCAGAGCTGCCTTTCCTAATGTTATTCGCTTCAGTTGCTGCGCGGCTGCCATATATTTGGGATACTGCTTCTGTGGATGGATTGTCCTGGGGCCATACCATTCAAAG TTTCACTCCCTGCCCATGGTGTCAGAGTGCCTTTTTTCTCTGATCAATGGGGATGACATGTTTGTCACGTTTGCTGAGATGGAGCAGACGAGCACACTGGTGTGGATCTTCAGTCAGGTCTACCTTTATACCTTCATTTCCCTCTTCATCTATATGGTGCTGTCTCTCTTCATCGCACTCATCACGGGAGCCTACGACACCATTATG GCTCAAACACAGGAGCAGGTGCGCGTCACAGATCTTCACGCATTTATCGCTGAGTGCACGGACACACCTAGCTCTGGGAAGTTCCGTGGTCCTGAGGGGTCCACATGCTCGTTTTTCTGCTGTTGTGACTGGTAA